The region acctaattcaattatctacaactttatagaaatactatttttcgaaattcataacataactaggtcaaaaatatgttggaagttacagtaccctaaagttacgaaaaatttatttacaacctaatccacaaataaataaaattgtgacaaatgtcatgctcctaacagattctggtgaatgctaagtcttatatttcccttattttatcattaaaataataagtccttaataatcatgcatatgacaaatgtcataatcctattggctctatctaaaccttaggaataaccatgctcatgacaagtgtcatattcttattgactctatctaaaccttaggttataataattgtcatattaataatcagaatattaatcaaaccttatgttataattaatattcttaaactataggttaaacttataaaatctacaagtgttactacgagtgtccaactaagtcccggtctgaaccaaaatccacagtcataaaaatgcTATAACTATTATTATtgttactactatctaactagctaaataAAGTTATTGGACTCTACACAGTCTAAACTATTGCTTGGAATATCAAACTTCTTCTGATGTGGCCCCCAGGTTAGCAAGAATATATACAGAAAATTCAGATTGTATTTTACTGTTCAGAACATATATATTTCACATGGAAAAAGTGAACTATTTCTTACTTTTGAACTTGGGAGTGGTACAAAAATACACACATATGTTTAGACAGTTTAGAACATATATATTTCACACAAAAATAGATAATATGATTTTGTGATTTCTTATATTCATGATTTTAGATTACTACTCCAGACCTCTTTGATTTGATTAAGTCTTTCTCATTAATATTGCATTCCAAATCCTTAAACTTTTTCTTCGATAGTGAATTACAAGaggtatatatacacataaagagGCTGATAATAGTGAATCATTCTCTTCtgctgttgctgcttcttctGGTTTGAGCTAGAATTACAAGaggtatatatacacataaagagGCTGATAAAGAGGCTTATTTTTATTACTACTTTGTAGGTTTTTGCTGTTTAGTTCTGTTGATGCTTAGCTCTCTGTTCGAGCTATGACTTTCATAAATCTTGTTCTCCTGTTGAGTTTTGCAGTACGTACTGTTTTGGAATTAGAAGAGGGGAAGGAATGCATAGTTGTTGGAACCTTGTAGAAGCACATGATTGTGCCTCATAAGATATAATAGCTAATTATGTATTAAATGCCAAGTAAGATCAAAGGTATTTAAGATAACCTCTTACCCCATTTCACGTTTCCTTGTCTTGTGCCTaataattgtcatatatatagtGTCTTCAATTCTATTATTTGAAAATTAGATTAGCTAAATTTTATACAATTTTTGTTGTATTACTAAAAGGGGATCTATTGAGAAAACAATATTCCCATGTCAGAGAGTTGAGGGCAAAGGTGTGGCAAGTAGAACAATTCAATATTTACAGTAAGTTAAAGTCACTAATTCTTATTGCAGAGTTAAAACAATGACATTATTTTGGACCTTTATAGTCTGTTTAATAAAGTATGTAATTGTTTGTTCAGTGATCCTCCCCCCTCTAAAAAAAATAGAACTCTGAATGAATAAAGTCTGTCTAGTCAACTTATTTGGTTTAAGTGTGAAAGTGTATCTgttagtattattttttttatttttatcaatgCTTTATTTGtgctatttattttctcttacaGCTTGGTGGAGGTTATCTATTTGGGTTGCCTTTGGGGTTCGTTGCTGATTCTATTGGTACAAAAATTGGTGCTACATCTGCATTTATTCTTGGTAGAACAGTGAGTATTGTAGACCATAGTTTTCTTTAAGGACAATTAATTTTTTACTTTTCTTTAACTAATAAAATCGGTGGCCAATTGGAACTCTTGTTCCTTTTATATTAAgccatataatattttttttgtattgaCTTCTGTAATTTATATTTGCTTTCTCACTTCACCATTCTATATCTTTTGCTGATTTACTTCAATTATTTATCTTTTCTTGTTTTTTCTACTCCACATTTGACCTAatgtttctattatatttttattcttaTATATTGCCAAGGGAGCCTAGATTTAAGATGCTTTCAAGTTGAAAGTGCTTGTCATATATTAGACCATATTTTCCCTcatttattgtgtttagttttaaTATTTGATTATAGATGCTTGCCTTATATTGAGCTCTAATTTCAGAAAATAAGAGATCTTCACTGGTTCTATaacgtcctacttccttagagccgttactaagtgagttttaagacaagacagggtgcaatgaactcgctaaccgaggttttgaaacaaaagtgtgactaattaaaatttaaggctgtaatctttgaaaatgcgccgtttcatttaaaacttctagtattaaacatttgggatcccaaaataaggtttgaaaactatttacatcttgaaataagtttacagttgataaatcataaaatcatagattattacagccattttcgaataaacccccaaccaaagcagtcgggcaggccaaacatgtacgcgtcacttcacgctctccgtactcatggttggttgactcagtcattgcccttacctacaacacggagcacccgtgagccgaagcccaacaagaaaactcatgcagaacataacatatgcaatttatacagtttatcataacagataatccacataaaaacaagtcaaccattagactaagcaaacacggccatgccgcccccgaaaccttaccgaagcctggggtctcggtcctcaccgtagggatatcacccgtatcccctgggtcctaccctgaccataagcatcccatgtgctaggtgttacttccggccccgctgccgttctcggccttgccgccctcagCCATAGCTGttcaattcactataatcatatatagcataaatcaaacaacattcaaacaaatatcaattcatttaaatctgcaccctaacatgtaatgcaatatagggtcgcaCCCTGCAATCATCAAATCATGCAACATGAaacatagggccgcgccccgcaatcatactatgggcccatgccctctcctacgggtgttatagttttcttgcctgtattccgagcctcctgatgcactcaagccgcgagcacggtcctctagcacgagcctctccaatagcctagtcacaacacacataaaacagtttttaatactaaccaacccaaaaccacatcccgggaccaatcccacactctcggaactcccaaattcctaaaacaatccatcggaaacatcccccgagcccctggaacaaaggcctaaaattgccaaaaatgatatcctgaaattggccttgtgccacgggacaactttcttgtgccgcggcacccagcaagttaggggctccacgccgcggcacgcaaaaactgtgtcgcggcacgccttcgcaggcccagaaattctgggttttccttcgcgttttcaccgagttaaaaccttcccaaatcataccaaacaaatacctcaaccccaaaatcaaatcaaaaccttatataaaccatctaacaacccataaactctagattcaagctcaaaacacaaacatactcaaaatccacccatttgatctcaacttaagaaatctaaacccaaaaccttgaaaagcttaactcaagcattaaattcctcaaatcaacacagaaaacaaacttaagtgtgtataaaatccatacctcaagtgaagaatcctcccaacaagcttccttgatctcctcctaagctcccaaatcagcccttctacccttcttcttcttttctttttacttgccctagctcttctttctcctcctctttcttctcttcaatttctatcaaagcatcaagtgaccccaaatgcccaaaccatgtacccctaaaacccagctgaaaattgtatattacccttgccaaatgaccatgctacccctccaaataatcctttcccaactaagtcctcaagggcactctagtcctttcactaatattgcaattctaccatttctttcacctaaattgttactctcagcagtaactaatggttacccaggttactcaatcaccaaaaaccattacccgctaaatctcaacttagccataaaattcccgaggtacccctaggctcctcccgagccggctatagaattcccgttgtgactcttaagttaaatttgctctctaggaccatctcggcacgtgcatcacaataataacaccaaaCTCAcatggtacaattcacagaatgcaaatatcacatatatgccctcagcggctaaaattacaattaggcccttctaacacgatccgggcctacatgcatactaatatacgtagtcatgcatctcagataaacaaatagtcatataacatgctttaaatcataatcatgcattaaactcataaaatcacacataaattccattatgccctccaagcacactaatcaaggcccttgagccttattagcgattttgggtcgttacaagttctATAGCAGGATTTTACATGACCTTTCTGCATCTTCTTTGCCATGCCACTTAGTCTCAAATTTGGGTTTGTTGAATTGGTTGTACTGTCTTTTATAAGGTTATGTATATTCCTCTCCATGCCATATATGATATCATGGTTTGTTTGGATTGAGTcatgtttctttctttttcattttatttggTTGTTAGTTGTATTATTGTTTTGCATTAGTGACCCAGATTCACATTTCTTTCAAAAATAGCTTTGAAAATATATGTTATATCAACTCCAAAAATTAATgagttatatttatatatattttcttgtttatgatgaaTTGTTTGCAGTGGATCAATGGAGTTTGTTGTTCCCCCAACAAACTCATCTGTATTGGTCATCTGGagttttggtcatttgtttcAATGTTTTCTGCTTTTGCAGTAGCAATTGAATCTTGCGGTTCTATGCTTTTTATGTGTTGATAATTAagtaacacttttattttttgaaCAGGTCAGTACGTCAGAGCTGTCTTTCTACATTTATGCTTCGTACTTCCTAGAAATTTCATGATCTTCCTATGCATGCAGGTTCTGAGTTTTTCTCTGTTTGTGGCTTCCTAGGATTGGATCTTTACATTAATGCTCTTTAAATTAatgtgtttaccgagattttcggaaaatatactaatgaatattagataagactaatgatatggaatttagaagataaaaacaggatttttacgtggttggggcattaatgagccgtAGTCCATGAgttagttgtattagagcttggaaagtcttttacaatggagtttctccctatgttttgacagagtaactgtatacaagtcaaAGAGAGATCCTTTCTCCATTGCTCTattgcctgtatttataggctcataggaacactgggtctgggccagGTATGACCCAAgcccatcaaagatgtggatactcttggcttctctggcagaagcccaatacaaaagataaaaTACATAGGTCCAAGAATAATTAAGGCCCAATGGGGCGGCCCAAGAACCATATTTCGCCCgaaaaaatggtgcttttggtctgggcactccgagttacgaggcagattcaggggacaaagccaGTCAATGTActggcagcgcaggtctgaactAACGGTGTGCAATCCTGAGGTGGCCTTtttcgcaggtgaaaagtggggacaacccccacgcatcGTGGGGCAGCTTCAGGGTCACGAATGCTTTTTCTTGCCAACCGGGAGAACTttacccgggttcgtttacctctatccctcttcatttaccacaggcccggaccacTTACCAGGCTCTGGGATCGCTTCGCATACACTTCGACCGTAATCTCGATTGACCATACGTCTCCTAGGCGACTATCCTGGATCACCTTCCCGGGCACCATCCGGATCCAGAACCACACTTGGGCCGTAGTCCTTGGTTACTCCCGTACTaagcgggcctgggctgggcccatatccaatcacccagaccatgggcctggaccatcgtcccgggcccacgacaggaaatggggataacataatGCATGCATGTTTTGAGTTTTTCTCTGTATTTCATGTTTAATTTTAGAGGGAAGAAGTAGTATGAACCACGTAGGTACATGACAATAAAGACTGCCATTGAGCAGCTCCTGGAAGTTGTGCAAGCAAAAGTAGAATCTGGTAATgataactactactattactctaTAACTCACTCATGTCTTAACTTTGAATTTCAAAGAACTAAATCAGACTTAGTTTATCAATTTAACATTGAATGTTGTTGTATTATGTTGCGTTGCAGTCTGCAATGAAGACACGGAGTGTGTTGGTTTTGCTAGAATTGGAAGTGAAGATCAGATCATTGTGGCTGGTACAATGAAGCAAGTTCAATTGCATGTTTTTTTCCTATCAAATAGTACTGTAGGAGTGTGCAACTACTCAAATTTTGACatgttattatgtaaaaaattaaactcttcgatattttgtgctgaaagtagtaacttttcaatatgttgaatatttaagactacttgaatacttaaagaacattttgttgttgatgacagagttgaatattttaaactaatttgtggatttttaatacaatgttgaatgctttttactttttgttatttgaaaatcaagttcatttgatgatgctagtatatattagaaagctaattttaattatataaataaaaaataaaaatataatagaataaattagtgttatataaatgaatatataatgagaatttatacttatctaaatattaaaataatacgaaaaatgtgttataatatctattacaataacactttttataagtaaagaattatgttatgcaaacttcattatataacacaaaaaatgtgttatactaaagtgtagtataacacaaatttataagtgttgaaatgtgttatataatcgactataaataatataattaaacacttatctatttattaaaattacaaagaaagtgtgttatcgttgacagtataataacacatctgtataacaatgataaagtgttatgtaaagtaccctgacctacgataacatagtcggtcttaacacatcaaaaagtgttacggtatgttttgataacacatttttggtgttattaaaagcattttttcttgtagtgaacaatttatcacaaatatttacatttattccctcaacgggccaaaattacaaatatacccttataccctaatcaaggcctacatgcatactaatacacatagatATGCATcaaatttatccaaataatcatataagcatgcttttcaccattaattcacgtAACTTCCTATTgttccctcccggcacactaatcaaggcccttaagccttattagtaattttgggccgttacaactatcccctccttataataatttcatcctcaaaatttattcaaacacatcagatAGTAAACCTCGTACCTTTGATCATAAATCCCAAGGTCCAACGCTTTTAATTTTACTCCTCGATACACTCT is a window of Humulus lupulus chromosome 4, drHumLupu1.1, whole genome shotgun sequence DNA encoding:
- the LOC133829093 gene encoding probable diphthine methyl ester synthase — protein: MTIKTAIEQLLEVVQAKVESVCNEDTECVGFARIGSEDQIIVAGTMKQVQLHVFFLSNSTVGVCNYSNFDMLLCKKLNSSIFCAESSNFSIC